The Megalops cyprinoides isolate fMegCyp1 chromosome 10, fMegCyp1.pri, whole genome shotgun sequence genome window below encodes:
- the LOC118784129 gene encoding protein shisa-7 — translation MTPTTYHRSHPVYLLLFLIFAPVIAMATSSTERPSTSHNPGSSALLLLTIHGNKRTVSSSGRSKPPIQVAETPPKPLPQMMLPKNMTAEALKPPHSAALAPPPKRLVDMDVCRGYYDVMGQYDLTFNCSKDTFIYCCGTCHYRFCCQHRSNRLDQNSCNNYDSPVWANTPPPATIPLDNRPDPNFDPLQQQSNNTVYVIGGVISFTLAVAVGIKVAFHKASRRPRNRDINVPRALVDILRHQSSPVQQGERNNSVALGSGGNEGTLGRAPKNLYTPGLQSKDNRIGNLHHNFIHLSGSSPKHTATIERVPRMNNAQLASTGTLLSSKHNNTSSAHPSFHHSLHNLAQLPPSYETAMKPEINRYCSLKRLEKDLDDYSGYYTSKRRPNNAPPSFHSSQHHLHWGGDYTLGARGTLPLHASRPRIHAPSGPPATPNPYPLQPPQSQYNPNFDTLSKPPRRVMSQDQLLTVGEGNTLSRLSKNQQHQYYKAMAAAAKSSNSQTLRKSQERLLMSPDRLAERVGGGVGMGDFGGMTPTLPRLTHHQKAQSQQNVCATPSLDRHHMIKMNSHPTSGREQERNVAMTTHQGGVVGWAEVPGGGTGTLGHNARRLAFAAKRQNTIEQLHFIPGGGGGGGSGGGGGNQGLRTGSKNEVTV, via the exons atgacacctACCACCTATCACAGATCACACCCCGTATACCTCCTCCTTTTCTTAATTTTTGCCCCCGttattgccatggcaacaagcTCCACCGAGCGCCCTTCGACAAGTCACAACCCTGGGAGCTCTGCTTTACTCCTCCTGACCATCCATGGCAACAAACGGACAGTGTCATCCTCGGGAAGGTCGAAACCGCCGATCCAGGTGGCCGAGACGCCTCCAAAGCCCTTGCCACAAATGATGCTTCCGAAGAACATGACCGCAGAGGCTCTCAAGCCGCCTCATAGTGCCGCCCTGGCGCCGCCTCCTAAACGCCTTGTGGACATGGACGTCTGCAGGGGCTACTACGATGTGATGGGGCAGTATGACCTCACCTTCAACTGCTCAAAAGACACATTCATTTACTGCTGTGGGACCTGCCACTATCGGTTCTGCTGCCAGCACCGCAGCAACCGCTTGGACCAGAACTCCTGCAACAACTATGACTCCCCTGTGTGGGCCAACACCCCTCCTCCTGCCACCATTCCCTTGGATAACCGTCCTGATCCAAACTTTGACCCTCTCCAACAGCAGAGCAACAACACAGTGTATGTAATTGGTGGGGTCATATCCTTCACACTGGCAGTGGCGGTTGGTATTAAGGTGGCTTTCCACAAGGCCTCACGTCGGCCCAGAAACAGGGACATCAATGTGCCCAG AGCTCTGGTTGATATATTACGCCACCAGTCGAGCCCAGTCCAGCAAGGGGAGAGGAATAACAGCGTGGCTCTGGGCTCGGGAGGGAATGAGGGGACCCTGGGTCGGGCCCCCAAAAACCTTTACACACCAGGCCTGCAAAGCAAAGACAACCGCA TTGGGAATTTGCACCACAATTTTATTCATCTGTCTGGCTCCAGCCCTAAACACACTGCAACCATCG AGCGTGTGCCCCGTATGAATAATGCCCAATTGGCGTCTACAGGGACCCTCCTCTCCAGCAAACACAATAACACCTCCAGCGCTCATCCCTCCTTCCATCATTCTCTACACAACCTCGCCCAGCTACCCCCCTCGTACGAGACCGCCATGAAACCCGAGATCAACAGATACTGCTCGCTGAAGAGGCTGG aaaaagatcTGGACGACTACTCTGGCTACTACACCTCCAAACGGCGGCCTAACAATGCTCCTCCCTCATTCCATTCTTCTCAGCACCACCTCCACTGGGGTGGGGACTACACTCTCGGGGCCAGGGGTACGCTCCCTCTGCATGCCTCTCGCCCACGAATACACGCACCTTCTGGCCCCCCTGCAACCCCCAACCCATATCCCTTACAACCCCCTCAGTCGCAATACAACCCTAATTTCGACACTCTGTCTAAACCTCCGAGAAGAGTGATGTCCCAAGACCAGTTGCTGACAGTAGGAGAAGGCAACACTTTGTCCAGGCTATCTAAGAACCAACAGCACCAGTATTACAAAGCTATGGCAGCTGCGGCCAAGAGCTCAAACTCCCAGACCCTCCGGAAATCTCAAGAGAGGCTCCTCATGTCCCCTGATCGTTTGGCAGAAAGGGTTGGTGGAGGGGTGGGCATGGGCGACTTTGGAGGGATGACCCCAACTCTGCCCCGCCTTACCCATCACCAAAAAGCGCAGTCTCAGCAAAACGTCTGTGCCACCCCCTCGCTTGACCGACACCACATGATCAAGATGAACTCCCACCCGACATCaggcagggagcaggagaggaacGTGGCTATGACCACCCATCAGGGTGGAGTTGTGGGCTGGGCGGAGGTACCAGGTGGGGGGACTGGGACGTTAGGCCATAATGCCAGGAGGTTAGCTTTCGCGGCTAAGAGGCAGAACACCATCGAACAGTTACATTTCATTCCTGGcggtggtggaggaggggggagtgggggagggggtgggaatCAAGGGCTGAGGACTGGGAGTAAAAATGAGGtaacagtgtga
- the ube2s gene encoding ubiquitin-conjugating enzyme E2 S: protein MNSNVENLPPQVLRLVYKEVTALAADPPEGIKIYPSEEDITELHTAIEGPEGTPFAGGIFRMRLVLGKDFPAAPPKGYFLTKIFHPNVGHKGEICVNVLKRDWRAELGLRHVLLTIKCLLIHPNPESALNEEAGRLLLEDYAEYASRARLLTEIHAMGGTGGTSTGPQEAGEGPQPKKHAGDPNKRPQVVGAAPTGANGSGANGSSSGNSNSNVVVKKKTDKKRALRRL from the exons ATG AACTCCAATGTGGAGAACTTGCCCCCCCAGGTTCTGCGGCTCGTATACAAGGAGGTGACAGCGCTGGCTGCTGACCCCCCTGAGGGTATCAAGATCTATCCCAGCGAAGAGGACATCACAGAGCTACATACTGCAATAGAGGGACCAG AGGGAACTCCATTTGCAGGAGGTATTTTCCGGATGCGCCTCGTCCTAGGGAAAGACTTCCCTGCAGCACCACCCAAGGGATACTTCTTGACCAAGATTTTCCATCCCAACGTTGGCCACAAGGGTGAAATCTGTGTCAACGTCCTAAAGAGGGACTGGAGAGCTGAACTGGGTCTCAGACACGTCTTGCTT ACCATCAAGTGCCTGCTGATTCACCCCAACCCTGAGTCAGCTCTCAATGAGGAAGCCGGGCGCTTGCTCTTGGAAGACTATGCAGAGTACGCCTCCCGTGCTCGGCTCCTCACCGAAATCCATGCCATGGGCGGAACAGGGGGGACCTCCACAGGGCCCCAGGAAGCTGGCGAGGGGCCGCAACCCAAAAAACACGCCGGAGACCCCAACAAAAGGCCACAAGTAGTAGGAGCTGCCCCCACAGGGGCAAATGGCAGCGGAGCGAATGGCAGCAGTAGTGGTAATAGCAATAGTAATGTGGTAGTGAAAAAGAAAACGGATAAAAAAAGAGCTTTGAGGCGACTCTAA
- the josd2 gene encoding josephin-2, whose protein sequence is MSEGEVFHEKQRLELCAIHALNNVLQERVFTKETADDICKRLAPQCVVNPHRSLLGTGNYDVNVIMAALQSRGLAAVWWDKRRSVQCLCVEKVQGFILNVPSRVSLGIVSLPLRRRHWLAVRQVSGSYYNLDSKLKNPVCIGGEGELRTFLSEQLSQDVSEMLLVVQREVEEDGTWLNSEDHKK, encoded by the exons ATGAGCGAGGGAGAGGTTTTCCATGAGAAGCAGAGGCTAGAGTTGTGTGCCATTCATGCTCTCAACAACGTGCTCCAGGAGAGAGTATTCACCAAAGAAACAGCGGACGACATCTGCAAGCG CCTGGCTCCACAGTGTGTAGTGAATCCCCATCGCTCCTTGTTGGGCACAGGGAACTACGATGTCAATGTCATCATGGCTGCGTTGCAGAGCCGAGGACTGGCCGCTGTGTGGTGGGACAAACGCAG GTcggtgcagtgtctgtgtgtggagaaAGTCCAGGGTTTCATCCTGAACGTTCCCTCGCGGGTGTCACTGGGAATCGtgtccctccccctccgccgGAGACACTGGCTTGCAGTGCGACAGGTCAGCGGATCCTACTACAACCTCGACTCTAAGCTTAAGAATCCCGTCTGCATTGGAGGCGAAGGAGAGCTCCG CACCTTTCTCAGCGAGCAACTCTCTCAGGATGTATCAGAAATGCTCCTCGTTGTCCAAAGGGAAGTGGAAGAAGATGGGACCTGGCTGAACTCTGAAGACCACAAGAAGTGA